From the Gossypium hirsutum isolate 1008001.06 chromosome A02, Gossypium_hirsutum_v2.1, whole genome shotgun sequence genome, the window TTGATTAGTAATAACTCAACAATCTTGTCATAATATCTACCAGGAAATCTAACAGagaaaaccaaaaagaaataGTAATATGAAATTGCAGCTTCACATGACAGAACATGCATTTGGGTTTTCATCACTGAACATGGTGATGTAAGGATCTTCATATCTAGTGACGGTAGCAGTGCTGCTTACATTGTTGTCTACTTTCCTAACATAACCAGGAGGTGCCTTCTTGTCATAAGCAGTAACAGCGTAAGGTTGAGCCACCAGATTGTAAGGAACATAAGGCCAAATCTCAGCCTTTTTCCCTGTTGACTTAGCTTTCTTCAACACTTTGTTGGCTTCAACATATCCCGTTACAGTCACCTTCTGCTGTTTCCTGTTTATGTTCACCGATTTCACTCCtgcaaaaaaggggaaaaaaaaaacattacattTCAGTCCTCCACCCCCACCCCCCAAAAGGAAAGGAGATCAAAAGGaagaaatatatgtatataccatTCAATGAAGAGAGGGCCTTCTTGACCTTGAGTTCACAACCATCACAGTCCATCCTCACCTTCAGCTCTACTGTCTGCAATTGTTTTCTCTTCTTGTGTTTATGACCACTACTGCTCATCAAATCAGACAAATACTCCAAAGTGCCTGAAACTCCCATGtctttttttttggttcaattaCTAATGAAGGATGTCTGGCTTCTGCCTTTTGAAATATGAgaatttatgtatatttataagCAAAGAAGAAAGAAGCTGCAAGGGAACTTCCCTGAAATATAATCATTTAAAGGGGGATTAGATTATAACatcatttattattactatttttataatgCATAAAACTCATACTTATATAAACTTTGCTGtatctaatatttatatataagaaacacaTACATACACAAATTATTGGTTCTTACTTTTATATACCTTCAGTTTGattttttacattcatcaatagTCAAAGAGAAAAAAGTTGTGGGTCCTTAGTGAAAGGAGCAGCAACAAAAGTTATTTTAGAAGGATCATtgcatgattttttatttatttattttcctgttCATTGATATGTCTTTTTAATTACTGTCAAAAGCATGATTTGTTCTTAACAAGGACACCTCTTTGTGCTTAGCTTTGGAGGTAAGAAAATTTTAAGACATTTTGCAAAACTGCCCTTGGGCTGTTTGGTATTTACTAATTTTGGATAATGTTTATGGTAGTTATAATAATTGGTCGGAATTTGGATGTTTTAACTGATATAGGACAAGCAAAGACAATATGATCAATGACTCATGATTTGTCCCATTGAATAATATTGGTAAAACATCTTCGGTCTCTTTCAATTTTGATATTAACCATATTggtcctttttaaaaaaaaatcataacaatttaattctatcaattttaaaagtgagcaactaagaacaattaattacaatactaatattttttcatcaattatacatatttgtattggtataataataaatttagtcctcaaaatttacatgttctatcaatttggtcttgatttaacaaatttatcctataacatttataatttttgtcaatttaatcctaatttaaCAAATATAGCCCAcaacatttacacaaaataattaacattaatgactaaatttattactataccaataaaaaatatatacaaacactatgattaatttttttagatgctccctttttaaaagataaatatggTGATGTGTGGAATATTTTAATTCAGCATTTTGATTGATTGTTGGTCAAATGATGCTTGCTCAAGTATAGTAAAAATATAGAAAGTTACTTTGTCTAAAAAAACGAGTTagcttgtttattattattttgacatGAGATgcaatatttgattttttttttatattaaagagAGATTGAATCAATGTAAATTTATAGAAGATTAGACTACATTAGGAAGATTTTCATGTAGTACTTGAAGGATTTTATCCAGTGGttgtttgaatatatttttaCCTAATGGTGTTGAAAGCGTCATTTTTGTCAAATCATCTGCCACTTTGTTGTCCTTTTTGAACACATGATCTTGCTAAAGTAGGTCCTTAATAGTGTGTATCACTACTGAGTAATCCTATTTCTCTCCAATTGCTTGAATTTATCGAATAACTTCTCTACTATATGTCTTAAGGTTCACATTCTTCATGTCAAGACTCCATGCAATTTGGAATATATCCAAAATACTCCATAGCTCCGCCATGATCGACGAACAATGTCCAATATTCTTTGTTAACCCCGCAATCTAAAATTTATCATAATCATGGATAATCCCACTTGCAACAGCATTCCCAAAATTTTGACACacagtaatttttaatttttaattgttattatatgtaataattttgaaaatcacaaaagTTTTCCCTCTTTCGTAAGCATAAGTTGATAATTATGGAAGACACAATTAcatgataaatctttaaacaatacaaatcaaagaaaatgaaaaaatccctttaaatttttaagaaatttaaatgaGAACAATGGTATCTCTAtcttaaacttaaataaaaaattaaatttaaatctttcGACTCCATTTTGATTTATAGACAACCCTAATttcttattaatttaaaaaaaaaaggtatttgGTGAGGTAATAGTGAAATGTCTTCAAGggcaaaacaataaaaacaagCGAATACTGGATAACAGGGAAACAGCTAACACAGCTTTGCTGTTAGATTATGGTGGCAAGGGTGAAATGCACGTTCAACGTCCCCTTAGATTTTtgtcatataaaataaaataaaataaaaataaagcattgCAATGTAATGTCTCCCAACAACCAAATGATTTTGGCCTTCATTATTAGTTTTTGTCCTAATTACAAAATTTCGGATAAATTCATTTTGTCCTAATGCTAcaagaaaagaaattaagaactattccaaatagaattaatattagttaaaaaatgaataaaaaatatttatatatgtgcatTCTATAATAACCAGGCTAGGTTTAAATTAGagacattaaaaaattaaataaaataatagtatgaTTAATCATTAATAATGGACTACAAATCATGCAGCTGTCTTTGTATTGTTTCCCCACCAATCTCTTGACAAACATAGATATATACTAATAattaatgttatttattttatttattcaaaaccacccaacaaaaatcaaataattgatGCAATTCcatgaaaataaaattgatttggtGGGGATCTCCAATGCTGGCATGCAATAAAATTCACATTTCTTCGTCAAACTGTGAAATTaattttgtcttctttttttaataatgatTATACTTGTTATATTGTTACCTCACCCTTTCTTATTAGATCAATACATCATCAATGCCTCACCAGAGAAATCCATTTTCATGCTCTCACCTTGTCACACAATTTGCAAAAAATGTATTTGAGAAGAGCCCTTGATGATACTTATCCATCTAACACTCTTTTTATTTAGTCTCTTCAAGTTGACACACGTTACTAAATTACTTACTTTCAGAAAATTTTAGTCACGTGTTGATGCAAAGATGATTAGAGTCATCTTCATAATTTTGCCATTTTAGAAAAGTAGCAAAATGAGGAGGGATATATATAACCTTCACTTTGTTATACCCCTAGGCTTGAACGTGTGGCAGCACAAAAGGTAGCTTAAAAGGCACTATTGGATGGCTCTTCGTTTTATTCTATCAGTAGTGGTTGTCCAATTGGTCACGAACTTGATTGGTCATTCATGATTAGCCATCTGTTACATACTGTTCATGGGGACTATTAAAGAATAACAACTTCGTACTACGTTAGCAAAAGAAATGTCAAAGCAAGACTACATAAGACTATGCTTGACAACAATAGATATATATAACGAACATGTCATCTGGCCAACCACACGAGCAGGCCACCATCTCTATTGTCGGTGACATGACAATATCAAACAAAGGGGCCTCCCCTATATATACCCCAACACACGAAGAGTAAAGGATCTTCTTCTCCTCTAAGGACTCCACCTTAGAATTTAAACTTGCATGGCTCCCCCTTTCTCAAACCTTCCTAAGTTTTTCCCTTCTCCCTTGTTAACCTCATCTTTCAGCTCTCCACCTGTCAGAGGTGAACTGACCTCCAACCAACTACCACCACTTTTTTCTTTCAATCTCCTCCTTATtaaacacaaatatcaacatacTTTATgatggtttaattttttatttgttgatGAAGAATCATTTTTTTCCTCAACCGTAGTACCATATGATATATCATCAGATTATTTGGTTGGCTAAGCATGTAAAGACATATACATTGTAAATGTATGAATTATAgttaatgtttttcttttttgttttgggtGGTTAGattggaattttattttatttttgaaggggaaaagaaacaaagaaacttgGGGAGAGGGGAAAGAAGTAGGAAAGGATACAAAAGGAGAACCAATCATGCTATTTCCTAAGTAATTATTAaagttgtatttgatttattctgTGAAAAATCCAAATTCTTTCCTACTTTCCCACTCAAACGCAATTAAAGATCAGTTATATAAATATGGTCGTGGATTGAAAGCTTACAAAAAatgaaacataaataaaaataacatgcaCACGAGTAGCAACATCATTATCTTAAAACACTACTTGTTTCTTTAATCTTAAAACACAAACTTTTCTTTGGGttggtttataatttatttatatatgcttTACAAAAATTGCATACTTCTCTTTTCTTTCGTTTTATCAAATTATGGTAGCTCAGTGCACGAGCATTTGGGGTTTGGTATCAcataatttttgtattatattttagattgctttaatttctctattaaaaaatattaaattagtttCCGTATGTTAAATGAGTAAGTAAAACCGTCTCTTTGTTTAAATTGTATTGTTAAATGTATAATTTGATGTTTATATATAAGATATAATAACAAATCAGCcctcaacttttacacattttttaaaaaaaaaatcagttggtattgttatttttaataaaaaaaattataattttaaaatttttataacttttgtttacaatttttatgatttttaaataatttttaaaatttaaaaggatttaattgatttttttttaatttgttactaaGGCCTTTCAACTTTGACCCTTTagtcttattaattttttaaaaaaaattattttacttctAATAAAagagtagggatcaaattaaaTATACGTGGAAAGattaaaagctaaatttattattataccttatatataaacaccaaaaaatacATTTAATGGAGGGGTTATTTTGCTCCTCATCTAaccatttttttcaataaaaagagaataaaatacAATCCAagttataatataagaattttataatacttttacccctttttccttttaaaatttttataatttaaaaaacacTTCACTAGTTTGAGTAGCTTTTTTGGTTTGCTTATCTTCTACTatcgtgtgtatatatattacttGCAATTATTGAAATTTGTAGGTGTTTATGGAATTTGTGCTAGGTAATATTTGATGCACTTGCGGTTACAAATTTGCTTCGATTTCTGCTCCAATTTGCACCTTTAATTGCCTTTGGCGGACTGCTATCTGCTCCTAGTTGTGGTTGCcattttcttcaaattattgCTGCCATTGATGCTATTTTATTTCCTACCTAAACTCCTTTACTTTACTACTACCAATTATTTGCTTTAAGGTTAGtttattaatagatttttttctttctattaaaaaaaatttgatgtttgtaaggcccaattttagccCAGGCTAAATAGTCCCAAACAAAACAATTGTTAACTGTCCTTCTTACAACTTAAGACCCCAAAGCCATTACATCAATCCAAACCTCAAACTCAATTAAACTCAGCCAAATTTACAACCCAATAGACCCAAACTAAAAAACCCTCACCCAAAAATGGCCCAAAACCTAAAGCCAACTCAGAAACGAAACCCTAGAGGCTCCCATGTGCGCCGCTCATCCTCGGGCGCATCACCTGCCCCTTGTCCCAAGGTCCATCTGCGACCTTGCACCGAAGAGGAAAATTTCTTCGTCGTTGACTCCTCAAGAACCTGCAAAGGAAGACCGAGAAAGCAAAAACAGGACAGAAGAACTGTAgcagaaataaaaagaaaataatagtaCTGTAAATCGGCTATGAAGCCAAAGAATCCATCGTATTGTTTTTTACACGAACACAAACTCttgaatagaaaaaaagaaagcaaTCAGAAGCTAATACTTCAAAGgtgccatttttattttttttgtattactTGGAATAAAagtatgaataatatatatatataaaaacctcATAGATGGTTCGTTCTCCGTCGTGGTTGAGCACTTCCAATAACCCAAACTTCACAAGACCCACTCGGGTTCCGACGAGGGTTGGAAGAGAGTCGAGAATTGAGATCGTTTTTTTCGCTTTGCGATTCACCCTTTTTTCgtttttctttgatattttttttaaaaaaaaatctaacctaGATCTCTAAAAGGAAGGGGATACGAAAGGCCACGGCTGAGCCATGGTTGAGGCTCGCCGGAGCCAGGCTCGATGCTAGGCCAGAGCAATAGTCGGAccagagagaaaagagtaaaagcttttttttttttgaaactaagGTTAAAAtaagggttttaaaaaaaatttagcctaAATAGGAATCACAAAACGGCACCATTTTGGGCCAGATGTTAAACgaccaaacgacgtcgtttcatggCCTTCAATCTGCGTTTTGACTCGACCCGACCTAGGGTCCGCACGTCCTTTGCCTAATGGCTTATTTATTTTATgggtccttccgcttttgaggcTGTTTTAACATGGGCCTattttcctttttgttattttttaattttacctcGTGATTTTTGCTTTTATTTCACTTTAGTCCCGTACAAAGTGCAGCGTTTCGGGGACGGGGATATTTCTCCTCTTGGTCCCCCCATTTCACTTGCATATCGCAATATGGCCCCCCTCCcttgtttcattttatttttttaaactctaTTCAAgttgcaattaagcccttttcaatttaattattttattatctttcaTCTATTTACgagt encodes:
- the LOC107951676 gene encoding heavy metal-associated isoprenylated plant protein 23, with protein sequence MGVSGTLEYLSDLMSSSGHKHKKRKQLQTVELKVRMDCDGCELKVKKALSSLNGVKSVNINRKQQKVTVTGYVEANKVLKKAKSTGKKAEIWPYVPYNLVAQPYAVTAYDKKAPPGYVRKVDNNVSSTATVTRYEDPYITMFSDENPNACSVM